In Periplaneta americana isolate PAMFEO1 chromosome 4, P.americana_PAMFEO1_priV1, whole genome shotgun sequence, one DNA window encodes the following:
- the LOC138698174 gene encoding serine-aspartate repeat-containing protein F-like yields MAFKDDDNDDDDEDDGDHHDDYNDGHDDDEDEGDHDDNDDDEDDGDHDDEDDGDHDDDTMDDGYRDDYYYDDGNDDDGDYDDDEDDGDHDNDDEDDGDHNDENEDDDDHDDDTMVIIMMTRTMDDGDHDEDEDDGDRDDDEDDGAHDDDVEDDHDDRCDHDDDDDDGDHGDDEGGGDRDDDEDDVDSDDNEDDGDRDDDEGDGDHDEDDGDHNDDEDDGDRDHDDEYDGDYDDEDDGDHDDEGDGDRGDDEDDGDHNDNDEDGDDHNDDEDDGDCDDDEDDDEDDGDHDDEDDGDYDDNEDNGDHDDDGDRDDDEDDGDHDDVFFRFEGNTWFTVKSVDFLYRGMSEIHTQLEYAITKFK; encoded by the exons atggcttttaaggacgacgataatgatgatgacgacgaggaCGATGGTGATCATCATGATGATTATAACGATGGTCATGATGATGACGAGGACGAAGGTGatcatgatgacaatgatgatgacgaGGACGATGGTGATCATGATGACGAGGACGAtggtgatcatgatgatgatacgATG GACGATGGTTAtcgtgatgattattattatgacgacggcaatgatgacgatggtgattatgatgatgacgaggaCGATGGTGatcatgataatgatgacgaggacGATGGTGATCATAATGATGAGAACGAGgacgatgatgatcatgatgatgatacgATGGTGATCATAATGATGACGAGGACGAtg GACGATGGTGATCATGATGAGGACGAGGACGATGGTGatcgtgatgatgatgaggacgatgGTGCTCACGATGATGATGTTGAGGATGATCATGATGATAGATGTGatcatgatgatgacgatgacgatggtgATCATGGTGATGACGAGGGCGGTGGTGATCGTGATGATGACGAGGACGATgttgatagtgatgataatgaggACGATGGTGATCGTGATGATGACGAGGGCGATGGTGATCATGACGAGGACGATGGTGATCATAATGATGACGAGGATGATGGTGATCGTGATCATGATGACGAGTacgatggtgattatgatgacgagGACGATGGTGATCATGACGACGAGGGCGATGGTGATCGTGGTGATGACGAGGACGATGgtgatcataatgataatgacgaGGATGGTGATGATCATAATGATGACGAGGATGATGGTGATTgtgatgatgacgaagatgatgatgaggacgatgGTGATCATGATGACGAAGacgatggtgattatgatgataatgaggaCAATGGTGATCATGACGACGATGGTGATCGTGATGACGACGAGGACGATGGTGATCATGATgatgttttcttccgttttgaagGGAATACATGGTTTACTGTTAAGTCAGTCGATTTCCTCTATCGCGGAATGAGTGAAATTCACACACAATTAGAATATGCAATTACGAAATTTAAATAG